In Acidovorax sp. GBBC 1281, a single window of DNA contains:
- a CDS encoding cold shock and DUF1294 domain-containing protein — protein MQKQGTVLRWDATRGFGFLRSGDTGVDVFFHARDLQGLPEPRPGLAVVYEEIHVGGKGPRAMAVRAAHGPFQAGGGPQLMARRGPRPPSPASDPPSRADPGRAPPRQTHQRGPAGGAGAQARAAASPPARRRTPSRGARSENHGVAYSWMVAWLALVAWGVWTQRISTGWLAALVAVNVVTFAVYASDKDAARSGGWRTSEQRLHLLAVLGGWPAAWWAQQWLRHKSSKASFRAVYWLTVAVHCAALAAVLVHQSGILLRF, from the coding sequence ATGCAAAAGCAAGGCACGGTGCTGCGCTGGGACGCCACGCGCGGGTTCGGCTTTCTGCGCAGCGGCGATACGGGCGTGGATGTGTTCTTTCATGCGCGGGACCTGCAGGGTCTACCGGAGCCGCGGCCCGGCCTGGCCGTGGTGTACGAGGAAATCCACGTGGGCGGAAAAGGGCCGCGGGCGATGGCCGTGCGGGCCGCCCACGGGCCGTTTCAGGCGGGTGGAGGTCCTCAGCTGATGGCGCGACGCGGACCGCGCCCCCCGTCCCCGGCATCGGACCCGCCCTCCCGGGCTGATCCTGGCCGCGCACCGCCCCGGCAAACCCACCAGCGTGGACCAGCCGGAGGCGCAGGCGCCCAGGCACGCGCCGCTGCGTCGCCACCGGCCCGGCGGCGCACCCCTTCGCGCGGTGCGCGCTCCGAGAACCATGGCGTGGCCTATTCGTGGATGGTCGCGTGGCTGGCGCTCGTGGCCTGGGGCGTCTGGACGCAGCGAATCTCCACGGGATGGCTGGCGGCCCTGGTGGCCGTCAACGTGGTGACCTTCGCCGTGTATGCCAGCGACAAGGACGCCGCACGCAGCGGGGGATGGCGCACCAGCGAACAGCGACTGCATCTGCTCGCCGTGCTGGGCGGCTGGCCGGCCGCGTGGTGGGCACAGCAGTGGCTGCGGCACAAGTCGAGCAAGGCATCGTTCCGCGCGGTCTACTGGCTCACCGTGGCCGTGCACTGCGCCGCGCTGGCCGCGGTGCTGGTCCATCAGTCGGGCATATTGCTACGTTTTTAG
- the ygiD gene encoding 4,5-DOPA dioxygenase extradiol codes for MSPLSSAATANALERLKPSPRMPVLFVGHGSPMNAIEDNAWRRAWQAMGTELRARGTPPQLILCISAHWLTRGGWQLTGMAVPRTIHDFGGFPQALFDQQYPAPGAPAVAAGLAGELRAPATGQPLAVDAGEWGLDHGTWSVLKPMYPAADIPVLQLSMDYGRPPAEHYALGRQLRALRERGVLIVGSGNIVHNLRVTRRGTAPTEAYDWAVEFDTVVQNQIKQGELDALQHFQRLGPVAQQAHPSHEHYLPLLYAAAAADAREMPRFFNTGYQSASISMRSVLWG; via the coding sequence ATGTCGCCCTTGTCCAGTGCTGCCACGGCCAACGCCCTGGAGCGGCTCAAGCCCTCGCCGCGCATGCCGGTGCTGTTCGTGGGCCACGGCAGTCCGATGAACGCCATCGAGGACAACGCCTGGCGCCGGGCCTGGCAGGCCATGGGCACCGAGTTGCGGGCGCGCGGCACGCCGCCGCAATTGATCCTGTGCATCTCCGCACACTGGCTCACCCGGGGCGGGTGGCAGCTGACGGGCATGGCCGTCCCGCGCACCATTCACGATTTCGGCGGGTTTCCGCAGGCGCTGTTCGACCAGCAATACCCCGCGCCGGGCGCACCCGCGGTCGCCGCGGGCCTGGCGGGCGAGTTGCGGGCGCCGGCCACGGGACAGCCGCTGGCGGTGGATGCGGGCGAGTGGGGCCTGGACCATGGCACCTGGTCGGTGCTCAAGCCCATGTACCCGGCGGCGGACATCCCCGTGCTGCAGCTCAGCATGGACTACGGCCGCCCGCCGGCCGAGCACTATGCGCTGGGACGGCAACTGCGCGCCCTGCGCGAGCGCGGCGTGCTCATCGTGGGCAGCGGCAACATCGTGCACAACCTGCGCGTCACCCGGCGGGGCACGGCGCCCACTGAGGCATACGACTGGGCGGTGGAGTTCGACACCGTGGTGCAGAACCAGATCAAGCAGGGCGAGCTGGATGCGCTGCAGCACTTTCAGCGGCTGGGCCCGGTCGCGCAGCAGGCCCATCCCAGCCACGAGCACTACCTGCCGCTCCTGTATGCCGCCGCCGCGGCCGATGCGCGCGAAATGCCGCGCTTCTTCAACACGGGCTACCAGTCGGCCTCGATCTCGATGCGGTCGGTGCTGTGGGGTTGA
- a CDS encoding YgiQ family radical SAM protein, translated as MNAPVDVSFFARAAKPLTSYRPYWAKRFGTAPFLPMSRTEMERLGWDSCDVILVTGDAYVDHPSFGMAVIGRTLEAQGFRVGIIAQPDWQSADAFKALGRPNLFWGVTAGNMDSMINRYTADRKIRSDDAYTPGDVGGKRPDRAAIVYSQRCREAYKDVPIVLGGIEGSLRRIAHYDYWSDKVRRSVVVDAKCDLLLYGNAERALVEVAHRLAAREPVEQITDVRGTAFVRRSDDETGQGWFEIDSTSVDEPGRVEAHVNPYMTTSEQAAAQGSTCSKEDATDSIASMPMDTRAQGQNGSKSAEPNPAIQPMLFVANPNLKAKLKVPPRDRSVIRLPSYEQVKSDQVLYAHANRVLHLETNPGNARALVQAHGEGPTARDVWINPPPIPLTTAEMDYVFDLPYARGPHPSYADENGSHDGATKIPAWEMIRFSVNIMRGCFGGCTFCSITEHEGRIIQSRSEDSIIQEIEDIRDKVSGFTGTISDLGGPTANMYRLGCKSPEIEAACRKPSCVYPGICQNLTTDHGPLIKIYRRGRALKGIKKILIGSGLRYDLAVKSPEYVKELVQHHVGGYLKIAPEHTEQGPLTKMMKPGIGSYDKFKQMFEQFSEEAGKKQFLIPYFIAAHPGTSDEDMMHLAIWLKKNGFRADQVQTFYPSPMATATAMYHSGKNPLRKIGRDSEAVDIVRGEKRRRLHKAFLRYHDPNNWPLLREALKTMGRADLIGNGKHHLIPTFQPMTDGSYQSARRKNSTVAPVAAPRKPAPAKGVAFNKAAQQPVAGRMLTQHTGLPPRAGLAGKPAGGTPSGKTFRKGR; from the coding sequence ATGAACGCCCCCGTCGACGTTTCCTTTTTCGCGCGCGCCGCGAAGCCGCTGACCAGCTATCGCCCGTATTGGGCGAAACGCTTCGGCACGGCCCCGTTCCTGCCCATGAGCCGCACCGAGATGGAGCGCCTCGGCTGGGACAGCTGCGACGTGATCCTGGTGACGGGCGATGCCTACGTCGACCACCCCAGCTTCGGCATGGCCGTGATCGGCCGCACGCTGGAGGCGCAGGGCTTTCGCGTGGGCATCATCGCCCAGCCCGACTGGCAGAGCGCCGATGCCTTCAAGGCCCTGGGCCGCCCGAACCTGTTCTGGGGCGTGACGGCGGGCAACATGGATTCCATGATCAACCGGTACACCGCCGACCGGAAGATCCGCAGCGACGACGCCTACACTCCTGGCGACGTGGGCGGCAAGCGCCCCGACCGCGCGGCCATCGTGTACAGCCAGCGCTGCCGCGAGGCCTACAAGGACGTGCCCATCGTGCTGGGCGGTATCGAAGGCAGCCTGCGCCGCATCGCCCACTACGACTACTGGAGCGACAAGGTGCGCCGCTCCGTCGTGGTGGACGCCAAGTGCGATCTGCTGCTGTACGGCAACGCCGAACGCGCGCTCGTCGAAGTGGCCCACCGCCTGGCCGCGCGCGAGCCCGTGGAGCAGATCACCGACGTGCGCGGCACCGCCTTCGTGCGCCGGTCCGACGACGAAACCGGCCAGGGCTGGTTCGAGATCGACTCCACCAGCGTGGACGAGCCCGGCCGCGTCGAGGCGCACGTCAACCCCTACATGACGACCAGCGAGCAGGCCGCCGCCCAAGGCAGCACCTGCAGCAAGGAGGATGCTACTGATTCGATAGCATCCATGCCAATGGATACTAGGGCGCAAGGGCAAAATGGCTCAAAATCCGCCGAGCCCAACCCCGCCATCCAGCCGATGCTGTTCGTGGCCAACCCGAACCTCAAGGCCAAGCTCAAGGTGCCGCCGCGCGACCGCAGCGTGATCCGCCTGCCCAGCTACGAGCAGGTCAAGAGCGATCAGGTGCTCTACGCCCACGCCAACCGGGTGCTGCATCTGGAGACCAACCCAGGCAACGCCCGCGCCCTGGTGCAGGCCCACGGCGAGGGCCCGACGGCGCGCGACGTGTGGATCAACCCGCCGCCCATCCCGCTGACCACGGCCGAGATGGACTACGTGTTCGATCTGCCCTACGCGCGCGGCCCGCACCCGAGTTACGCCGACGAGAACGGCAGCCACGACGGCGCGACCAAGATCCCGGCGTGGGAGATGATCCGCTTCAGCGTGAACATCATGCGCGGCTGCTTCGGCGGCTGCACCTTCTGCTCGATCACCGAGCACGAGGGCCGCATCATCCAGAGCCGCTCCGAGGACTCGATCATCCAGGAGATCGAGGACATCCGCGACAAGGTGAGCGGCTTCACCGGCACCATCTCCGACTTAGGGGGCCCCACGGCCAACATGTACCGGCTGGGCTGCAAGAGCCCCGAGATCGAGGCCGCCTGCCGAAAGCCCAGCTGCGTGTACCCGGGCATCTGCCAGAACCTCACGACCGACCACGGCCCGCTCATCAAGATCTACCGCCGCGGCCGCGCGCTCAAGGGCATCAAGAAGATCCTGATCGGCTCCGGCCTGCGCTACGACCTGGCCGTGAAGTCGCCTGAATACGTGAAGGAGCTGGTGCAGCACCACGTGGGCGGCTACCTCAAGATCGCGCCCGAGCACACCGAGCAGGGCCCGCTCACCAAGATGATGAAGCCGGGCATCGGCAGCTATGACAAGTTCAAGCAGATGTTCGAGCAGTTCAGCGAAGAGGCGGGCAAGAAGCAGTTCCTGATCCCGTACTTCATCGCCGCGCACCCGGGCACGAGCGACGAGGACATGATGCACCTGGCCATCTGGCTCAAGAAGAACGGCTTTCGCGCCGACCAGGTGCAGACCTTCTACCCGAGCCCCATGGCCACGGCCACGGCCATGTACCACTCGGGCAAGAACCCGCTGCGCAAGATCGGTCGCGACAGCGAGGCGGTGGACATCGTGCGCGGCGAAAAGCGCCGGCGCCTGCACAAGGCCTTCCTGCGCTACCACGATCCCAACAACTGGCCGCTGCTGCGCGAGGCGCTGAAAACCATGGGCCGGGCCGACCTGATCGGCAACGGCAAGCACCACCTGATTCCGACCTTCCAGCCGATGACGGACGGCAGCTACCAGAGCGCGCGCCGAAAGAACAGCACCGTGGCCCCGGTGGCGGCGCCGCGCAAGCCGGCACCCGCCAAGGGGGTGGCGTTCAACAAGGCCGCGCAGCAACCCGTGGCCGGCCGCATGCTGACCCAGCACACCGGCCTGCCGCCCCGCGCCGGCCTAGCCGGTAAGCCCGCCGGCGGGACCCCTTCCGGTAAAACGTTCCGCAAGGGGCGCTGA
- the azu gene encoding azurin has protein sequence MANHWKFAALALVLAAGPTWAADCTAEIEGNDAMQFNKATLAVPQSCKQFTVKLKHVGKLPKTAMGHNWVLSKAADLQAVATDVIAAGAAKNYVKDADARVIAHTKIVGGGESDSVTFSTQALKAGESYAYFCSFPGHSALMKGTLTLAK, from the coding sequence ATGGCAAACCACTGGAAATTCGCGGCGCTGGCCCTGGTATTGGCGGCTGGCCCCACCTGGGCCGCCGACTGCACGGCCGAGATCGAAGGCAACGATGCGATGCAATTCAACAAGGCGACCCTCGCGGTGCCGCAAAGCTGCAAGCAATTCACCGTCAAGCTCAAGCACGTGGGCAAGCTTCCCAAGACCGCCATGGGCCACAACTGGGTGCTGAGCAAGGCCGCCGACCTGCAGGCCGTGGCCACGGATGTCATCGCTGCCGGGGCCGCCAAGAACTACGTGAAGGACGCGGACGCCCGGGTGATCGCGCACACCAAGATCGTGGGCGGCGGCGAGAGCGATTCGGTGACGTTCTCCACCCAGGCGCTCAAGGCCGGCGAGTCCTATGCCTATTTCTGCTCCTTTCCCGGCCATTCCGCGCTGATGAAGGGCACGCTGACCCTGGCGAAATAA
- a CDS encoding YjfB family protein has translation MDVALSQSVVNTATAMASQKNSDALNIRVLKKALDTQEASATLLIESMKQSMPQPALATSGALGTQVNTFA, from the coding sequence ATGGATGTCGCGCTTTCCCAATCGGTCGTCAACACCGCAACGGCCATGGCCAGCCAGAAGAATTCCGATGCCCTGAACATCCGGGTGCTGAAAAAGGCGCTGGACACCCAGGAGGCCTCCGCCACCTTGCTGATCGAGTCGATGAAGCAATCGATGCCCCAACCGGCACTGGCCACCTCCGGCGCGCTGGGCACCCAGGTCAACACGTTCGCCTGA
- a CDS encoding EAL domain-containing protein → MDAPTPPQGNRRRPWTSGLTGPFIAILILQAVVASASLYVLSTVRAFVAGESQWTKGQKDAIHHLGQYVVTGEGRLYEQFHQALQIPLADREARLLIEAPEPDVAGAREALLRGGNHPSDLTGLIWMLRLFRDHDILREPIRHWMLGDEYLQRLDALSREIRAGYVAGGVTPDMVQRWQRLVDEIDVGVTPAATDFSAAMGDSSRRIMGWLLWLNVATVLALIALTLAHTRQLMGQRRQVEAILEAEREQAHTTLAAIGDGIVTTDLHGNVRYMNPAAENLLARSGQDSLGMPLAQLLHTGPHDGAKATGNAEPPAPHGSIAQLLERALHGTVGLHDEHPHRIVRPDASTVPVTLVGSPLMNQGQLAGAVLVLHDVTREQQYLEQLAWQASHDTLTGLVNRREFERRLGQMLARPRPSEVAGALLYIDLDQFKVINDTCGHPAGDEMLREVCRMLQRGLREGDTLARLGGDEFGVLLHDCPQEVAERIAEQIRHHAQELRLPWGARTLRTGLSIGLVHLTADLTSLQEVLRVADMACYGAKERGRNTVYVYQPQDAAMSRHLDDMHWVQRIRQALEQDRFQLYTQEIAPLRAPGDGGVHVEVLLRLQGEGGQAIFPGEFVPAAERFGLAQALDRWVVEHTFAALAERRRQPQERPITLCAINLSGTSVGDESLLEYLRDQMARYGVQANQLCFEVTETAAIAHLPNAIRLIRELKQQGCHFALDDFGAGMSSFTYLRHLPVDYLKIDGALVRDMLEDPANRAMVEMINHIGHVMGKQTIAEFAETPAIVEALRAMGVDHAQGHAISRPEPMPRAAVQGTAPAVGPGAAPPEGSAPLAERFTGRGPAGGLTG, encoded by the coding sequence ATGGACGCGCCGACTCCCCCGCAAGGAAACCGTCGGCGCCCGTGGACGTCCGGCCTCACCGGCCCCTTCATTGCCATCCTGATCCTGCAGGCCGTCGTGGCCTCCGCCAGCCTGTACGTGCTGTCCACCGTGCGCGCGTTCGTCGCGGGCGAAAGCCAATGGACCAAGGGCCAGAAGGACGCCATTCACCACCTGGGCCAATACGTCGTCACCGGCGAGGGCCGCCTGTACGAGCAGTTCCACCAGGCCTTGCAGATTCCGCTGGCCGACCGCGAGGCGCGGCTGCTGATCGAGGCCCCCGAGCCCGATGTGGCCGGCGCCCGCGAAGCCCTCCTGCGCGGGGGCAACCACCCGAGCGACCTCACGGGGCTGATCTGGATGCTGCGCCTGTTCCGGGACCACGACATCCTGCGCGAGCCCATCCGGCACTGGATGCTGGGCGACGAATACCTGCAGCGGCTGGACGCCCTGTCGCGTGAGATCCGGGCGGGGTACGTGGCCGGCGGCGTGACGCCGGACATGGTGCAGCGCTGGCAGCGCCTGGTCGATGAGATCGACGTCGGCGTCACGCCGGCCGCCACCGACTTCAGCGCGGCGATGGGCGACAGTTCGCGGCGCATCATGGGCTGGCTGCTGTGGCTGAACGTGGCCACGGTGCTGGCGCTGATCGCCCTCACCCTGGCCCACACCCGCCAGTTGATGGGGCAGCGCCGCCAGGTGGAAGCTATTCTGGAAGCCGAGCGCGAACAGGCGCACACCACCCTGGCGGCCATCGGCGACGGCATCGTCACCACCGACCTGCACGGCAACGTGCGCTACATGAATCCCGCGGCGGAAAACCTGCTGGCCCGCTCCGGCCAGGACAGCCTGGGCATGCCGCTGGCGCAGCTGCTGCACACGGGCCCCCACGACGGCGCCAAGGCCACCGGCAACGCCGAGCCACCCGCCCCGCACGGGAGCATCGCCCAACTGCTCGAACGCGCGCTGCACGGCACCGTCGGGCTGCACGACGAACACCCGCACCGCATCGTGCGGCCGGACGCCAGCACCGTCCCCGTCACGCTGGTGGGATCGCCGCTGATGAACCAGGGCCAACTGGCGGGCGCCGTGCTGGTGCTGCACGACGTGACGCGCGAGCAGCAGTATCTGGAGCAGCTTGCTTGGCAGGCCAGCCACGACACGCTCACCGGCCTGGTGAACCGGCGCGAGTTCGAGCGGCGCCTGGGCCAGATGCTGGCGCGGCCGCGGCCCTCCGAGGTGGCGGGCGCGTTGCTGTACATCGATCTGGACCAGTTCAAGGTGATCAACGACACCTGCGGCCACCCCGCGGGCGACGAGATGCTGCGCGAGGTCTGCCGCATGCTGCAACGCGGCCTGCGAGAGGGCGACACGCTGGCGCGGCTGGGCGGCGACGAATTCGGCGTGCTGCTGCACGATTGTCCCCAGGAGGTGGCCGAGCGGATCGCAGAGCAGATCCGCCACCACGCGCAGGAGTTGCGCCTGCCCTGGGGCGCCCGCACCCTGCGCACCGGCCTGAGCATCGGCCTTGTGCACCTGACGGCCGACCTCACCAGCCTGCAGGAGGTGCTGCGCGTGGCCGACATGGCCTGCTACGGTGCCAAGGAGCGCGGTCGCAACACGGTCTACGTCTACCAGCCACAGGACGCGGCCATGTCGCGCCACCTGGACGACATGCACTGGGTGCAGCGCATCCGCCAGGCGCTGGAGCAGGACCGCTTTCAGCTCTACACGCAGGAGATCGCCCCGCTGCGGGCACCGGGCGACGGCGGTGTGCATGTGGAGGTGCTGCTGCGCCTTCAGGGGGAAGGCGGCCAGGCGATCTTCCCCGGCGAATTCGTGCCGGCCGCGGAACGCTTCGGCCTCGCGCAGGCCCTGGACCGCTGGGTGGTCGAGCACACTTTCGCCGCGCTGGCCGAGCGCCGCCGGCAGCCGCAGGAGCGGCCCATCACGCTGTGCGCCATCAACCTGTCCGGCACCAGCGTGGGCGACGAAAGCCTGCTGGAGTACCTGCGCGACCAGATGGCCCGCTACGGCGTGCAGGCCAACCAGCTGTGCTTCGAGGTGACCGAGACCGCGGCGATCGCCCACCTGCCCAATGCGATCCGCCTGATCCGCGAGCTCAAGCAGCAGGGCTGCCATTTCGCGCTGGACGACTTCGGCGCCGGCATGTCTTCGTTCACTTACCTGCGGCACCTGCCGGTGGACTACCTCAAGATCGACGGCGCGCTGGTGCGCGACATGCTGGAGGACCCAGCCAACCGGGCGATGGTGGAGATGATCAACCACATCGGCCACGTAATGGGCAAGCAGACGATCGCCGAGTTCGCCGAGACGCCAGCCATCGTGGAGGCGCTGCGCGCCATGGGCGTGGACCATGCGCAAGGCCATGCCATCAGCCGCCCGGAACCGATGCCCCGGGCCGCCGTCCAGGGCACGGCCCCGGCGGTCGGGCCGGGCGCGGCGCCGCCGGAGGGCTCAGCGCCCCTTGCGGAACGTTTTACCGGAAGGGGTCCCGCCGGCGGGCTTACCGGCTAG
- a CDS encoding CoA transferase, whose product MTAPSLLPLRGVRLLSLALNLPGPAALLRCQRLGAECTKLEPPPPEGHSSADPMAMYSPPAYAAMHAQVRMVHAHLKTDAGQAVLQAELARTDVLITSFRPSALAKLGLGWDALHARYPLLSMVRIVGAPGNRAEEPGHDLTYLADAGLVTGTTLPPTLYADMGGALMASEAVLQVQLARAASGQGTCIDVALSDAAEWLAQPRDWGLTLPDGDVGGAHAGYRVYPCADGRVAVAALEPHFFARLARAARLPPEADPRAPGTHAAIAAFLQGQTRAALDALATGEDIPLHTLD is encoded by the coding sequence ATGACTGCACCTTCCCTGCTGCCCCTGCGTGGCGTCCGGCTCCTGAGCCTGGCGCTGAACCTGCCCGGCCCCGCCGCCCTGCTGCGCTGCCAGCGCCTGGGCGCCGAATGCACGAAGCTGGAGCCGCCACCGCCCGAAGGCCATTCCAGCGCGGACCCGATGGCGATGTACAGCCCGCCCGCCTACGCGGCGATGCATGCCCAGGTCCGCATGGTGCACGCCCACCTCAAGACGGATGCAGGCCAAGCCGTGCTGCAGGCGGAACTGGCGCGCACCGATGTGCTCATCACCTCGTTTCGGCCGTCGGCGCTGGCCAAGCTCGGGCTGGGGTGGGACGCGCTGCACGCGCGCTACCCTCTGCTGTCGATGGTGCGCATCGTGGGCGCGCCGGGCAACCGCGCGGAAGAGCCGGGGCACGATCTCACCTACCTCGCCGATGCAGGGCTGGTCACCGGCACCACGTTGCCGCCCACGCTGTATGCCGACATGGGCGGCGCCCTCATGGCCAGCGAGGCCGTGCTGCAGGTGCAGTTGGCGCGCGCCGCGTCCGGCCAGGGCACGTGCATCGACGTGGCCCTGTCGGACGCCGCCGAGTGGCTGGCCCAGCCGCGCGACTGGGGCCTGACCCTGCCGGATGGCGATGTGGGCGGCGCGCATGCGGGCTACCGGGTCTATCCGTGCGCCGACGGGCGGGTGGCGGTGGCGGCCCTGGAGCCGCATTTCTTCGCGCGCCTGGCCCGGGCGGCAAGGTTGCCGCCAGAGGCCGATCCCCGGGCGCCCGGCACCCATGCCGCGATCGCAGCGTTCTTGCAGGGGCAGACGCGCGCCGCGCTCGACGCGCTGGCCACGGGAGAGGACATCCCCCTGCACACGCTGGACTGA
- a CDS encoding IMPACT family protein yields the protein MPYTVRTPTHSELVIKKSRFIGCVQPMADRASAQATVDALWQQHPGAAHVCWALLAGGQSAAVDDGEPGGTAGRPMLEVLRHQDLEGVLATVVRYFGGVKLGAGGLVRAYTDTIAQALLPAEKVPLQRMVALQCEVPYALEGLVRREVEAAGATLGEVVHGSLVAVRLQLPQPQEGAFVQRLNDACQGRIGWIAP from the coding sequence ATGCCCTACACCGTGCGAACCCCCACCCACAGCGAACTGGTCATCAAGAAAAGCCGGTTCATCGGCTGCGTGCAGCCCATGGCGGACCGCGCGTCGGCCCAGGCCACCGTCGATGCGCTGTGGCAGCAGCACCCCGGCGCCGCGCACGTCTGCTGGGCGCTGCTGGCGGGCGGCCAGTCGGCCGCGGTGGATGACGGCGAACCCGGTGGAACTGCCGGCCGCCCGATGCTGGAGGTGCTGCGCCACCAGGACCTCGAAGGCGTGCTGGCCACCGTGGTGCGCTACTTCGGCGGCGTCAAGCTGGGTGCGGGCGGGCTGGTGCGGGCCTACACCGACACCATCGCGCAGGCGCTGCTGCCGGCCGAGAAGGTGCCGCTGCAGCGCATGGTGGCGCTGCAGTGCGAGGTGCCCTATGCCCTGGAGGGCCTGGTGCGCCGCGAGGTCGAGGCGGCCGGCGCCACGCTGGGCGAGGTGGTCCACGGCTCGCTGGTGGCCGTGCGCCTCCAGCTGCCTCAGCCGCAGGAGGGGGCGTTCGTGCAGCGGCTGAACGACGCCTGCCAGGGCCGCATCGGCTGGATCGCGCCGTAG
- a CDS encoding dihydrolipoyl dehydrogenase: protein MSPPLDAIIIGAGSAGLAALREVRKRTDRVRIVNDGPWGTTCARVGCMPSKMLIEAANAYHRRHAFDTFGLRGGDGLSVDMPAVLERVRALRDEFVAGTEKASAVGDQGISGHARLRGPGTVEVGGKTYHARSVIIATGSRPIIPEEWLAFGDRILTTDTLFEQPTLGPRMAVIGLGPLGAELAQALSRLGVEVAAFSTGPSLAGLSDPDILGALKAVLKDEFVVSVGEEARLREVPGGIEVSNGSTTVVVDQVLAAMGRRPNIEHLGLDTLGIPLDPHGKPPVDARTMQIADLPVFMAGDADDRRPLLHEASDEGHMAALNAMAPEPQCFRRRTPLSIVFTQPNAAVIGQAWKDLKEGEFVTGSVDFSRQGRARAAQHNHGRLNVYAERESGRILGSELCAPSGEHLAHLLALAIDRSLTVQDLLRMPFYHPVLEEGLRTALRDAASHLPSGSASDLSACSAYGASALD, encoded by the coding sequence ATGAGCCCACCCCTGGACGCCATCATCATCGGCGCGGGATCGGCAGGCCTTGCCGCGTTGCGCGAGGTTCGCAAACGCACCGACCGCGTGCGGATCGTCAACGATGGCCCCTGGGGGACCACCTGCGCGCGGGTGGGCTGCATGCCCTCCAAGATGCTGATCGAAGCGGCCAACGCCTACCACCGGCGCCACGCATTCGACACCTTCGGCCTGCGCGGCGGGGACGGCCTCTCCGTCGACATGCCTGCCGTGCTGGAGCGCGTGCGCGCCCTGCGCGACGAGTTCGTGGCGGGCACCGAGAAGGCATCGGCGGTCGGCGACCAGGGCATTTCGGGCCACGCGCGGCTGCGCGGCCCGGGCACGGTGGAAGTGGGAGGCAAGACCTACCATGCCCGCAGCGTCATCATCGCCACCGGCTCGCGCCCCATCATTCCCGAGGAATGGCTGGCGTTCGGCGACCGCATCCTGACCACCGACACCCTCTTCGAGCAGCCCACCCTGGGGCCGCGCATGGCGGTCATCGGGCTGGGACCGCTGGGCGCGGAACTGGCGCAGGCCCTGTCGCGGCTGGGCGTGGAGGTGGCGGCGTTCTCGACCGGGCCATCGCTGGCCGGGCTGTCCGACCCCGACATCCTCGGCGCGCTCAAGGCCGTGCTGAAAGACGAATTCGTGGTCAGCGTGGGCGAGGAGGCCCGCTTGCGCGAAGTGCCGGGCGGGATCGAGGTCAGCAACGGCAGCACCACGGTGGTGGTGGACCAGGTGCTGGCGGCCATGGGGCGGCGGCCGAACATCGAACACCTCGGCCTCGACACCCTGGGCATCCCCCTGGACCCGCACGGCAAGCCGCCCGTGGATGCGCGCACCATGCAGATCGCGGACCTGCCCGTGTTCATGGCCGGCGATGCCGACGACCGCCGGCCGCTGCTGCACGAGGCCTCCGACGAGGGCCACATGGCCGCCCTGAACGCCATGGCACCCGAGCCGCAGTGCTTTCGCCGGCGCACGCCGCTTTCCATCGTGTTCACCCAGCCCAACGCGGCGGTGATCGGCCAGGCCTGGAAGGACCTGAAAGAGGGCGAGTTCGTGACGGGCTCAGTGGATTTCTCCCGCCAGGGCCGCGCACGCGCGGCGCAGCACAACCATGGCCGCCTGAACGTGTATGCGGAACGCGAAAGCGGCCGCATCCTGGGCTCGGAGCTGTGCGCCCCCAGCGGAGAGCACCTGGCGCATCTGCTGGCGCTGGCCATCGACCGGTCGCTCACGGTGCAGGACCTGCTGCGCATGCCGTTCTACCACCCGGTCCTGGAGGAAGGCCTGCGCACCGCGCTGCGCGATGCGGCTTCGCACCTGCCCAGCGGCAGCGCGTCGGACCTGTCGGCCTGCTCCGCCTATGGGGCCAGCGCGCTCGATTGA